A single window of Pseudoduganella plicata DNA harbors:
- a CDS encoding ABC transporter permease yields the protein MPAFIFRRLWQMLPTMLGVVLLVFLLFNWVGGDPAYILAGKMSSPDAIANIRRQLGVDEPYYVQLGIFLKQIVTFDFGQSWATGEPVGRIIATRLGPSLTVLVPMTVLETLIGVALALAVAFVRGSLTDRAVMVACTVGMSISILVYIIVFQYGLAYRLGLFPVQGWGDNFTDNLLRYAPLPILIGLAVSIAPTLRLYRSFVLDEVNQDYVRTARAKGLPERRVLWVHVLRNAAIPIITHVMANLPALLIGAFLLERFFGIPGIGREVILAVERSDFPVIKAVTVYVAAATMVFNLLADLLYQAVDPRVQLS from the coding sequence ATGCCCGCTTTTATCTTTCGCCGCCTGTGGCAGATGCTGCCGACCATGCTGGGCGTCGTGCTGCTCGTATTCTTGTTGTTCAACTGGGTGGGTGGCGACCCCGCTTATATCCTGGCTGGCAAGATGTCCAGCCCTGATGCGATTGCCAATATCCGCCGCCAGCTGGGCGTGGACGAGCCATATTACGTCCAGCTCGGCATCTTCCTGAAACAGATCGTCACCTTCGACTTCGGACAGAGCTGGGCCACGGGAGAACCGGTCGGCCGGATCATCGCCACGCGGCTGGGGCCGTCGCTGACGGTGCTGGTGCCGATGACGGTGCTGGAAACGCTGATCGGCGTGGCGCTGGCGCTGGCCGTCGCCTTTGTGCGCGGCTCGCTGACGGACCGCGCGGTCATGGTGGCGTGCACCGTCGGCATGTCGATCTCGATTCTGGTGTACATCATCGTGTTCCAGTACGGGCTGGCATACCGCCTTGGCCTGTTCCCCGTGCAGGGGTGGGGCGACAACTTTACCGACAACCTGCTGCGTTACGCCCCGCTGCCCATCCTGATCGGCCTGGCCGTGTCGATCGCGCCCACCTTGCGGCTGTACCGCAGCTTCGTGCTGGACGAAGTCAACCAGGATTACGTGCGCACGGCGCGCGCCAAGGGATTGCCGGAACGCCGCGTGCTGTGGGTGCACGTGCTGAGGAACGCCGCCATCCCCATCATCACGCACGTGATGGCAAACCTGCCGGCGCTGTTGATCGGCGCCTTCCTGCTGGAGCGCTTTTTCGGCATTCCCGGCATCGGCCGCGAGGTGATCCTGGCCGTCGAGCGCAGCGACTTCCCCGTCATCAAGGCCGTCACCGTATACGTTGCCGCCGCCACGATGGTGTTCAACCTGCTGGCGGACCTGCTGTACCAGGCCGTCGATCCACGGGTGCAGCTGTCATGA
- a CDS encoding ABC transporter permease, translating to MTALPVDHGSAGLWTLAWRRLREDRIAMVALAIVAAFLVMLMLSATGLIAADWEEEVGVNYAPPAFVGASAATMPAAGAATPVPDNPFDPLAADIGALRGEGAATAAPRRATLPFGADKWGHDVVRKTIKGGETSIIVGLIAALVAVGLGTLFGAISGFYGGIVDDLFNWFYSVFTSIPSILMILTVAAVLQQKGVLTIVLILGLTGWTGPYRLIRAEYMRHKAREYVLAADAIGASSWRKMFAHIFPNVSHVALVQLSILAVGFIKAEVILSFLGFGVPVGAVSWGSMLNEAQNELLLGKWWQLTSAAVAMAVLVTAFSLLADALRDALDPKVK from the coding sequence ATGACCGCGCTTCCCGTCGATCATGGTTCCGCAGGGCTGTGGACGTTGGCGTGGCGCCGGCTGCGCGAAGACCGCATCGCGATGGTCGCGCTGGCCATCGTGGCCGCGTTTCTCGTCATGCTGATGCTGTCCGCCACCGGCCTCATTGCCGCCGACTGGGAAGAGGAAGTCGGCGTGAACTATGCGCCGCCCGCGTTCGTCGGCGCCTCCGCCGCCACGATGCCGGCCGCCGGCGCTGCTACGCCGGTGCCGGACAATCCGTTCGACCCGCTGGCCGCCGACATCGGCGCGCTACGGGGCGAAGGCGCTGCCACGGCCGCGCCGCGCCGCGCCACGCTGCCGTTCGGCGCCGACAAATGGGGGCACGACGTCGTCAGGAAAACGATCAAGGGCGGCGAGACGTCCATCATCGTCGGCCTGATCGCCGCGCTGGTGGCGGTGGGGCTCGGTACCCTCTTCGGCGCCATTTCAGGATTCTATGGCGGCATCGTCGACGACCTGTTCAACTGGTTCTACAGCGTGTTCACGTCGATCCCGTCGATCCTCATGATCCTGACGGTGGCGGCCGTACTGCAGCAGAAAGGCGTGTTGACGATCGTGCTGATCCTCGGGCTGACGGGGTGGACGGGGCCGTACCGGCTGATCCGCGCCGAATACATGCGCCACAAGGCGCGCGAATACGTGCTGGCGGCCGATGCCATCGGCGCCTCGTCCTGGCGCAAGATGTTCGCCCATATCTTTCCCAACGTCAGCCACGTCGCGCTGGTGCAGCTGTCGATCCTGGCGGTGGGCTTCATCAAGGCCGAAGTGATCCTGTCGTTCCTGGGCTTTGGCGTGCCGGTGGGCGCCGTTTCGTGGGGCTCGATGCTGAACGAGGCGCAGAACGAGCTGTTGCTGGGCAAATGGTGGCAGCTCACCAGCGCCGCCGTGGCGATGGCCGTGCTGGTGACGGCGTTCTCGCTGCTGGCGGACGCCCTGCGCGACGCCCTCGACCCGAAGGTGAAATGA
- a CDS encoding ABC transporter ATP-binding protein — MMAPLLQVRGLRIAFRVDRRTTFEAVKGISFNVPQDATVALVGESGSGKSVSSLAIMGLLPKATTLIAPAGRVLFDGRDVLHLPDAERRALCGRDIAMIFQEPMSSLNPVFTVGYQIGEVLRRHMGMNRRQARARTLALLDEVGIPDPQAKIDAYPGQMSGGQQQRVMIAMALACEPRLLIADEPTTALDVTIQKQIIALLAALRRKRRMSVLFITHDLGLVGEIADEVIVMRHGEIRETGPVRTIFGAPRDNYTRALLHCRPPLDARPWRLPVIADYMDGQVEANPRQRERGYAPDDDIVLDVRNLKKSFWVKDGLFGRREFQAVKDVSFRLARGKTLGVVGESGSGKSTMGLTLLRLHEATAGSALFEGTDLLALSKRQFHPYKRRIQIIFQNPYASLNPRFTVGQILLEPMRLHGIGADDRERVALVQALLARVGLPPVAYHRYPHEFSGGQRQRIAIARCLTMKPEILVCDESVSALDVSVQAQVLNLLQELQDEYGLSYIFISHDLAVVKYISDQVMVMNKGEVVEIGDADELYRDPRHPYTRTLLGAIPRSPDAAPEAR, encoded by the coding sequence ATGATGGCGCCATTATTGCAAGTGCGCGGCCTGCGCATTGCCTTCCGCGTCGACAGGCGGACCACGTTCGAAGCCGTCAAGGGCATTTCGTTTAACGTGCCGCAGGACGCCACGGTGGCGCTGGTGGGCGAATCGGGCAGCGGCAAGTCGGTCAGCTCGCTGGCCATCATGGGGCTGCTGCCGAAGGCGACGACCTTGATCGCCCCCGCGGGCAGGGTCCTGTTCGACGGGCGAGACGTGCTGCACCTGCCGGACGCCGAGCGCCGCGCGCTGTGCGGGCGCGATATCGCCATGATCTTCCAGGAGCCGATGTCGTCGCTCAATCCCGTGTTCACGGTGGGGTACCAGATCGGCGAGGTGCTGCGCCGGCACATGGGGATGAACCGCCGCCAGGCGCGGGCGCGCACCCTGGCGCTGCTGGACGAAGTGGGCATTCCCGACCCGCAGGCAAAGATCGACGCGTATCCCGGCCAGATGTCGGGCGGGCAGCAGCAGCGGGTGATGATCGCGATGGCGCTGGCCTGCGAGCCCAGGCTGCTGATCGCGGACGAACCGACGACGGCGCTGGACGTGACGATCCAGAAGCAGATCATTGCGCTGCTGGCCGCGCTGCGCCGCAAGCGCCGCATGTCCGTGCTGTTCATTACGCACGACCTGGGCCTGGTGGGCGAGATCGCCGACGAAGTGATTGTCATGCGCCATGGCGAGATCCGCGAGACGGGTCCGGTGCGGACGATCTTCGGCGCCCCGCGCGATAACTACACGCGCGCGCTGCTGCACTGCCGCCCGCCGCTGGACGCGCGGCCCTGGCGCCTGCCGGTCATCGCCGATTATATGGACGGCCAGGTCGAGGCGAATCCACGACAGCGCGAGCGGGGTTATGCGCCGGACGACGACATCGTGCTGGACGTGCGCAACCTGAAGAAAAGCTTCTGGGTCAAGGATGGGCTGTTCGGCAGGCGCGAGTTCCAGGCCGTGAAGGACGTGTCGTTCCGGCTGGCGCGGGGCAAGACGCTCGGCGTCGTCGGCGAATCGGGCTCGGGGAAAAGCACGATGGGGCTGACGTTGTTGCGCCTGCACGAGGCCACGGCGGGCAGCGCGCTGTTCGAGGGGACCGACCTGCTGGCGCTGTCGAAGCGCCAGTTCCACCCTTACAAGCGGCGCATCCAGATCATCTTCCAGAATCCGTACGCGTCGCTCAACCCGCGCTTTACCGTCGGCCAGATCCTGCTGGAGCCGATGCGCCTGCACGGCATCGGTGCCGACGACCGCGAACGGGTGGCGCTGGTGCAGGCCCTCTTGGCCCGGGTGGGCCTGCCCCCGGTGGCCTATCACCGTTATCCGCACGAGTTTTCCGGCGGCCAGCGGCAGCGCATCGCCATTGCCCGCTGCCTGACGATGAAGCCGGAAATCCTCGTCTGCGACGAATCCGTGTCCGCGCTGGACGTCTCGGTGCAGGCGCAGGTGCTGAACCTGCTGCAGGAGCTGCAGGACGAATACGGCCTGTCCTATATCTTCATTTCGCACGATCTGGCGGTGGTGAAATACATCTCCGACCAGGTCATGGTGATGAACAAGGGAGAGGTCGTGGAGATCGGCGATGCGGATGAGCTGTACCGCGATCCCCGCCATCCGTACACGCGCACGCTGCTGGGCGCGATACCCCGATCGCCCGATGCGGCCCCTGAAGCCCGGTGA
- a CDS encoding VTT domain-containing protein, producing MANLISLLQDYGVLIVFIVVLVEQMGAPIPAYPVLIVSGALAVDGGGTSLAGVLAISLAACMLADFFWFRAGRHYGKRILKLLCRISLSPDYCVSQTEDNFRKWGPKSLIVAKFIPGFNTIGPPLAGAMGTRVSVFFSYSALGGLLWSLTGISIGAYFHANVDDVLDMLATMGSTALSVLGALLALFVLFKYVERRRFQRAMRTERISVDQLKGLLADGHEPILIDARSATAQQMEPPVPGALLLNGDPLRIIDALPRDRHIVVYCSCPNDVTAATVAKQLQQHGYTLAKPLHGGLEAWNTAFADERTVVVAEQIPAEAR from the coding sequence ATGGCAAACCTGATTTCACTTCTGCAAGACTACGGCGTACTGATCGTCTTCATTGTCGTGCTGGTCGAGCAGATGGGTGCGCCCATTCCCGCCTATCCCGTGCTGATCGTCTCCGGTGCGCTGGCCGTGGACGGGGGCGGCACGTCTCTGGCAGGGGTGCTGGCAATCAGCCTCGCCGCCTGCATGCTGGCGGACTTCTTCTGGTTCCGCGCCGGACGGCATTACGGCAAGCGGATACTGAAACTGCTGTGCCGGATTTCGCTGTCGCCCGACTACTGCGTCAGCCAGACGGAGGACAACTTCCGCAAATGGGGCCCGAAATCGCTGATCGTCGCCAAATTCATCCCCGGTTTCAACACGATCGGGCCGCCGCTGGCAGGAGCGATGGGCACGCGCGTGTCCGTCTTCTTCAGCTACAGCGCGCTGGGCGGCCTGCTGTGGAGCCTGACGGGCATCTCGATCGGCGCGTATTTCCACGCCAACGTCGACGACGTGCTGGACATGCTGGCGACGATGGGCAGCACGGCGCTGTCCGTGCTGGGCGCCTTGCTGGCGCTGTTCGTGCTCTTCAAATATGTCGAGCGGCGCCGCTTCCAGCGCGCCATGCGCACCGAGCGCATCAGCGTCGACCAGCTGAAGGGGCTGCTGGCGGACGGCCACGAACCCATCCTGATCGACGCCCGCAGCGCGACGGCGCAGCAGATGGAACCGCCCGTGCCTGGGGCACTGCTGCTGAACGGCGACCCGCTCAGGATCATCGACGCACTGCCGCGCGACCGCCACATCGTCGTCTACTGCAGTTGTCCGAACGACGTCACGGCCGCCACTGTGGCCAAGCAGTTGCAACAGCACGGCTACACGCTGGCCAAACCGCTGCACGGCGGCCTGGAGGCGTGGAACACGGCTTTCGCGGACGAGCGCACGGTGGTGGTGGCGGAACAGATTCCGGCGGAAGCCCGCTGA
- a CDS encoding glucokinase, with amino-acid sequence MSDTASLNTSTVFSGGARLLADVGGTNARFALELSPARFSHIHVLACADYPTLADAMRAYLALPDVAAAAPGIRHGAIAIANPVTGDVVRMTNHHWEFSIEALRREVNFEVLAVVNDFTALARSLPHIPAAQKRQVGGGAAVEGAPLGLIGAGTGLGVSGLIPSATGWTALLSEGGHVTFAPYNETEVAILQFAWREFEHVSAERLLSGVGIELIYRALADYRKKADAEVLGAPEIARRALDGSCPLCEEAIEAFCTMLGTIAGNLGVTLGAQGGIYIGGGIVPRLGERFDRSGFRARFEAKGRFREYLAAIPTFVITAEYPAFLGVSAILAERLAAA; translated from the coding sequence ATGTCCGATACCGCGTCGTTGAACACCTCTACCGTATTTTCCGGCGGCGCGCGCCTGCTGGCGGACGTCGGCGGCACCAATGCCCGTTTTGCCCTGGAGCTGAGCCCGGCCAGGTTCAGTCATATTCATGTGCTGGCGTGTGCCGATTATCCGACGCTGGCGGACGCGATGCGCGCCTACCTGGCGCTGCCGGACGTGGCGGCCGCCGCACCGGGCATCCGCCATGGCGCCATTGCCATCGCCAACCCGGTCACGGGCGACGTGGTGCGCATGACGAACCACCATTGGGAATTCTCCATCGAGGCGCTGCGCCGCGAGGTGAACTTCGAAGTGCTGGCCGTTGTCAACGACTTCACGGCGCTGGCCCGGTCGCTGCCGCATATCCCGGCCGCACAGAAGCGCCAGGTCGGCGGCGGGGCGGCGGTGGAAGGCGCGCCGCTGGGTCTGATCGGCGCAGGCACGGGCCTGGGCGTGTCGGGGCTGATTCCGTCTGCAACGGGGTGGACGGCGCTGCTGTCCGAGGGCGGCCACGTCACCTTCGCACCATACAACGAAACGGAAGTGGCGATCCTGCAGTTCGCCTGGCGCGAGTTCGAGCACGTGTCGGCCGAGCGGCTGCTGTCGGGCGTCGGCATCGAACTGATCTACCGGGCGCTGGCGGATTATCGCAAGAAGGCCGACGCCGAAGTGCTGGGGGCGCCGGAGATCGCGCGCCGTGCGCTGGATGGCAGCTGCCCGCTCTGCGAAGAGGCCATCGAGGCGTTCTGCACGATGCTGGGCACGATCGCCGGCAACCTTGGCGTGACGTTGGGCGCGCAGGGCGGCATCTATATTGGCGGCGGCATCGTGCCGCGCCTGGGGGAGCGCTTCGACCGGTCCGGTTTCCGCGCCCGTTTCGAAGCGAAAGGGCGCTTCCGCGAATACCTGGCCGCAATTCCCACGTTTGTCATCACGGCCGAATATCCGGCATTCCTGGGCGTGTCGGCCATTCTGGCGGAGCGCCTTGCAGCCGCCTGA
- the scpB gene encoding SMC-Scp complex subunit ScpB, translating into MDTAEAKKVLETALLCAREPLSIHSLKKLYVETDDQGRPLGAGVGADTIRDLLEQLRQDWQGRGIEVVGLASGWRFQSRPEMKQYLDRLNPEKPQKYSRATLETLAIIAYRQPVTRGDIEEIRGVAVNSQTIKMLEDRGWIDVVGYRDVLGRPALLGTTRQFLDDLGLQSLSQLPPLQQISDVQNANSMEVLEAALQENFEKAAHAAEAPDNVAPEDAPATGAVQEAAPDADPTQEQTNEQHR; encoded by the coding sequence ATGGATACAGCTGAGGCCAAGAAAGTCCTCGAAACCGCGCTGCTTTGCGCTCGTGAACCGTTATCGATTCACAGCCTGAAAAAGTTATATGTCGAAACCGACGATCAGGGCCGCCCGCTGGGCGCCGGCGTCGGTGCCGATACGATCCGGGACCTGCTGGAGCAACTGCGGCAGGACTGGCAAGGCAGGGGCATCGAGGTGGTTGGCCTCGCGTCCGGCTGGCGTTTCCAGAGCCGGCCCGAAATGAAGCAGTACCTGGACCGGCTGAATCCGGAAAAGCCCCAGAAGTATTCGCGGGCGACACTGGAAACGCTGGCGATCATCGCCTATCGTCAACCTGTGACGCGTGGCGATATCGAAGAGATTCGCGGCGTAGCCGTGAACTCGCAGACGATCAAGATGCTGGAAGACCGTGGCTGGATCGACGTGGTCGGCTACCGCGATGTGCTGGGACGCCCGGCACTGTTGGGAACGACCAGACAGTTTCTGGATGACCTGGGATTACAGTCGCTGTCCCAGCTGCCGCCGTTGCAGCAAATCAGCGACGTGCAGAATGCCAATTCGATGGAAGTGCTCGAAGCCGCTCTGCAAGAGAATTTCGAGAAGGCGGCCCATGCCGCCGAAGCCCCTGACAATGTAGCGCCCGAGGACGCACCCGCCACCGGCGCGGTGCAGGAAGCAGCGCCTGACGCTGACCCCACGCAAGAACAAACGAATGAACAACACAGATAA
- the rluB gene encoding 23S rRNA pseudouridine(2605) synthase RluB, with product MNNTDKTTETGAQEPAAAAAAVKPKRRTKAQIEADNAALLAAGETPKPKRTRKAAAPAEAGVAAAADVTPAAPEAPADAAPRKPRARVAKPKADAVAPAPAAVAAQPDAPVEAAPAEEQKSPRGPRGPRQMRAQRALRDAEKAQHAEAAPAGEQPAEAQPEAVQGEGAPARTGRQGRNAEGRNVEGRNTEGRNTEGRNGEARGKRKGKPGPPGQQLQGQQGGRRGGQGANGAKPSEADAVFSFVTSDAFDRDEGARGKGPQKAVRRDLTAEDDAPKLHKVLAEAGLGSRRDMEDLIVAGRVSVNGEPAHIGQRILPTDAVRINGKLIQRKVSKKPPRVLVYHKPAGEIVSHDDPEGRPSVFDRLPTMKVGKWLAVGRLDFNTEGLLLFTTSGDLANRLMHPRYNIDREYAVRTLGVLEEGMRQKLLAGVELEDGLAQFSKIADGGGEGINKWYRVVIGEGRNREVRRMFEAVGLTVSRLIRTRYGALTLPSNLKRGRWEEMEENTVRDLLAMVGVEKKASGDGAPAKVGNVRGERGERGNERGAERGNERGNDRRAGRGEKEPNFNRLDVSNKNADPFPQAPRGPRGGQGQGSYFGAGGSGRPGTAGRGQGFGRAGLGDQNGGRPAQPGKGRGPKQPDPLQTTFGFAGQQPRRGGPPRGGAIDHGMPRRRKG from the coding sequence ATGAACAACACAGATAAGACCACCGAGACCGGCGCCCAGGAACCAGCCGCAGCGGCAGCCGCCGTCAAGCCCAAGCGCCGTACCAAGGCCCAGATCGAGGCGGATAACGCGGCCCTGCTGGCTGCAGGCGAAACGCCGAAGCCGAAGCGCACCCGTAAGGCCGCCGCGCCTGCCGAAGCCGGTGTCGCTGCCGCCGCGGACGTGACGCCAGCCGCGCCGGAAGCGCCGGCCGATGCCGCCCCCAGGAAGCCACGCGCCCGAGTGGCCAAGCCGAAAGCGGACGCCGTAGCGCCCGCACCGGCCGCGGTCGCCGCGCAGCCGGACGCTCCGGTCGAGGCAGCACCGGCCGAAGAACAGAAATCGCCGCGCGGCCCACGTGGTCCACGCCAGATGCGTGCCCAGCGCGCATTGCGCGATGCCGAAAAGGCACAGCACGCCGAAGCGGCGCCAGCGGGCGAGCAGCCTGCCGAAGCGCAGCCGGAAGCGGTCCAGGGCGAAGGCGCGCCGGCGCGCACCGGTCGCCAGGGCCGCAATGCCGAAGGCCGCAATGTTGAAGGCCGCAACACCGAAGGCCGCAACACCGAAGGCCGCAATGGCGAAGCGCGCGGCAAGCGCAAGGGCAAGCCGGGTCCGCCCGGCCAGCAGCTGCAAGGCCAGCAGGGCGGACGCCGCGGCGGCCAGGGTGCCAACGGCGCCAAGCCAAGCGAAGCCGATGCCGTGTTCTCGTTCGTGACGTCCGACGCGTTCGACCGCGACGAGGGCGCGCGCGGCAAGGGGCCGCAGAAAGCGGTACGCCGCGACCTGACGGCCGAAGACGACGCACCGAAGCTGCACAAGGTGCTGGCGGAGGCGGGCCTGGGCTCGCGCCGCGACATGGAAGACCTGATCGTCGCGGGCCGCGTGTCCGTCAATGGCGAGCCGGCCCATATCGGCCAGCGCATCCTGCCGACCGATGCCGTGCGCATCAACGGCAAGTTGATCCAGCGCAAGGTCAGCAAGAAGCCGCCACGGGTGCTGGTGTACCACAAGCCGGCTGGCGAAATCGTCTCGCATGACGATCCGGAAGGCCGTCCGTCCGTGTTCGACCGCCTGCCGACGATGAAGGTCGGCAAATGGCTGGCCGTCGGCCGCCTTGACTTCAATACGGAAGGCCTGTTGCTGTTCACGACGTCCGGCGACCTCGCCAACCGCCTGATGCACCCGCGTTATAACATCGACCGCGAATACGCCGTGCGCACGCTGGGCGTGCTGGAAGAAGGCATGCGCCAGAAGCTGCTGGCCGGCGTCGAGCTGGAAGACGGCCTGGCGCAGTTCTCCAAGATCGCCGACGGCGGCGGCGAAGGCATCAACAAGTGGTACCGCGTGGTGATCGGCGAAGGCCGTAACCGCGAGGTGCGCCGCATGTTCGAAGCCGTCGGCCTGACGGTGTCGCGCCTGATCCGTACCCGCTACGGCGCGCTGACCCTGCCGAGCAACCTGAAGCGCGGCCGCTGGGAAGAGATGGAAGAAAACACGGTACGCGACCTGCTGGCGATGGTCGGTGTCGAGAAGAAGGCGTCCGGCGACGGCGCGCCGGCCAAGGTCGGCAACGTCCGGGGCGAGCGCGGCGAACGCGGCAATGAGCGGGGGGCGGAGCGCGGCAATGAGCGCGGTAACGATCGTCGCGCTGGCCGCGGCGAGAAGGAGCCAAACTTCAACCGCCTGGATGTCAGCAACAAGAACGCCGATCCGTTCCCGCAGGCACCGCGCGGTCCGCGCGGCGGCCAGGGGCAGGGCAGCTACTTCGGCGCCGGCGGCTCGGGCCGTCCGGGTACTGCCGGCCGTGGCCAGGGCTTCGGCCGTGCCGGCCTGGGCGACCAGAACGGCGGCCGTCCGGCCCAGCCGGGCAAAGGCCGCGGTCCGAAACAGCCAGATCCGCTGCAGACGACGTTTGGTTTTGCTGGTCAGCAACCACGTCGCGGCGGTCCGCCGCGCGGCGGGGCGATCGACCACGGCATGCCGCGCCGCCGCAAGGGTTAA
- the rimP gene encoding ribosome maturation factor RimP, which translates to MQQLDLIEKTVVGLGYELVDFERAERGLLRVYIDFPAADAEEKGPITVEDCATVSHQLSHVLTVENVPYERLEISSPGLDRPLRKFADFERFAGHEAIVKLRMALPGTSNRKSYQGILQQPEGEQLGIEFESKDGPAVLNFTLADMDKARLVPQVDFRSRKA; encoded by the coding sequence TTGCAACAGCTGGACTTGATTGAGAAGACCGTTGTCGGTCTGGGCTACGAGCTGGTCGATTTTGAGCGAGCCGAGCGTGGACTGCTGCGCGTCTATATCGACTTCCCCGCCGCGGATGCGGAAGAAAAAGGTCCGATCACAGTGGAAGACTGTGCCACGGTCAGCCATCAGCTGTCGCACGTGCTGACGGTCGAAAATGTTCCTTACGAACGGCTTGAGATTTCGTCGCCCGGCCTGGACCGGCCGCTGCGAAAATTCGCCGACTTCGAACGTTTCGCAGGCCACGAGGCCATCGTCAAGCTGCGCATGGCGCTGCCGGGCACGTCGAACCGCAAGTCCTACCAGGGCATTCTGCAGCAGCCCGAAGGCGAGCAACTGGGTATTGAATTCGAAAGTAAAGATGGTCCTGCGGTGCTGAATTTCACGCTCGCGGATATGGATAAGGCACGTTTGGTGCCGCAGGTGGATTTTAGGAGCCGCAAAGCATGA
- the nusA gene encoding transcription termination factor NusA has product MSREVLLLVDALAREKNVDKDVVFGALEFALAQATKKRYEGEVDIRVSIDRDSGEFESFRRWHVVPDEAGLQLPDQEVLLFEAKEQIPDIEVDEYIEEPIESVEFGRRFAQDTKQVVLQRVRDAEREQILADFLERGDSLVTGTIKRMERGDAIVESGKIEARLPRDQMIPKENLRIGDRVRAYILRVDRNMRGPQVILSRTAPEFIMKLFELEVPEIEQGSLEIKSAARDAGVRAKIAVYTADKRIDPIGTCVGMRGSRVQAVTGELGGERVDIVLWSEDPAQFVIGALAPANVSSIVVDEEKHAMDVVVDEENLAIAIGRSGQNVRLASELTGWKINIMTAEESADKSAQETAAVRALFMAKLDVDQEVADILVEEGFASLEEIAYVPISEMLEIDAFDEDTVNELRTRARDALVTEAIASEEGLEGMDEALVGLEGMDRITAGKLGLAGIKTVEQFAGLAYDEFGAILALSSDRARELINTEFADVTDDEMKLVDGKYDDRAKALQAKAWALAETAKA; this is encoded by the coding sequence ATGAGTCGCGAAGTATTGTTATTGGTGGATGCGCTGGCGCGCGAGAAGAACGTCGACAAGGACGTGGTATTCGGCGCGCTCGAGTTCGCACTGGCGCAGGCCACGAAAAAGCGCTATGAAGGCGAAGTGGACATCCGCGTTTCGATCGACCGCGATTCGGGCGAATTCGAATCCTTCCGCCGCTGGCACGTGGTGCCGGACGAAGCGGGCCTGCAGCTGCCTGACCAGGAAGTGCTGCTGTTCGAAGCGAAAGAGCAGATTCCCGACATCGAAGTCGACGAATACATCGAAGAACCGATCGAGTCCGTTGAATTCGGCCGCCGCTTCGCGCAGGATACGAAGCAGGTCGTCCTGCAGCGCGTGCGCGATGCGGAACGCGAACAGATCCTGGCGGACTTCCTGGAACGCGGCGATTCGCTGGTGACGGGCACGATCAAGCGCATGGAACGTGGCGACGCGATCGTCGAATCGGGCAAGATCGAAGCGCGCCTGCCGCGCGACCAGATGATCCCGAAAGAGAACCTGCGTATCGGCGACCGCGTGCGTGCCTATATCCTGCGTGTGGACCGCAATATGCGTGGCCCGCAGGTGATCCTGTCGCGCACCGCGCCCGAGTTCATCATGAAGCTGTTCGAACTGGAAGTGCCGGAAATCGAACAGGGCTCGCTGGAAATCAAATCGGCGGCCCGCGATGCCGGCGTGCGCGCCAAGATCGCCGTCTACACGGCCGACAAGCGCATCGATCCGATCGGCACCTGCGTCGGCATGCGCGGTTCGCGCGTGCAGGCCGTCACCGGCGAGCTCGGTGGCGAGCGTGTCGATATCGTGCTGTGGTCGGAAGACCCGGCGCAATTCGTCATCGGCGCGCTGGCACCGGCCAACGTGTCGTCGATCGTTGTCGACGAAGAGAAGCACGCGATGGACGTCGTCGTCGACGAAGAAAACCTGGCGATCGCCATCGGTCGCTCGGGCCAGAACGTGCGTCTGGCTTCCGAGCTGACCGGCTGGAAGATCAATATCATGACGGCCGAGGAATCGGCCGACAAGTCGGCCCAGGAAACGGCGGCCGTACGCGCCTTGTTCATGGCAAAGCTGGATGTGGACCAGGAAGTGGCCGACATCCTCGTGGAAGAAGGTTTCGCCAGCCTGGAAGAGATCGCCTACGTGCCGATCTCCGAAATGCTGGAAATCGATGCCTTCGACGAAGACACCGTGAACGAACTGCGTACCCGTGCCCGTGACGCTCTGGTGACCGAAGCGATCGCTTCGGAAGAGGGGCTGGAAGGCATGGACGAAGCACTGGTTGGCCTGGAAGGCATGGACCGCATTACTGCGGGCAAGCTTGGCCTGGCAGGCATCAAGACCGTCGAGCAGTTTGCCGGTCTGGCCTACGACGAATTCGGCGCCATCCTGGCGTTGTCGTCGGACCGTGCACGCGAACTGATCAATACTGAATTTGCAGATGTGACCGACGATGAAATGAAGCTGGTCGACGGCAAGTACGACGACCGTGCCAAGGCCCTCCAGGCCAAGGCGTGGGCACTGGCAGAAACGGCCAAAGCTTGA